One window of the Paraburkholderia sp. PGU19 genome contains the following:
- a CDS encoding M48 family metalloprotease, translated as MRLKRFLAALLSVTLAVPPAIIAQPSNLSELPLVTGPLDTYGTSTVPPDIAPGVFGLYGGAQSRFSGNPGGNASLHAPMSTQQLPDLGDGSGGSLTPQAERKLGERVMREVRADPDYIDDWLVRDYLNSISEKLAAAASAQFIGGYRPDFDLFAMRDAQINAFSLPGGFIGVNTGLIVSTQTESELASVVGHEMGHVLQRHIARMITAGEHSGYAALAGMLLGVLAGVLAHSGDLGSAIAIGGQAYAVDNQLRFSRAAEHEADRVGFQMLAGAGYDPYGMVSFFERLDRASMSDAGAPAYARTHPLTGERIADMSDRARRSPYRQPRQSSEYAFVRARARVLQDRSRSEYADDISRMRSEIEDRTAINVAGNWYGIAYAQMLLERYDDASASLATARAAFDANERAEGDPSRSSPSLDVLAVDIARRAGRNDEAVRLSEIAQKRWPQSHAAIEMRLQTLLTAHRFGEAQAQAQRETRADPQQPVWWRYLAQASVGTGDALTQHRALAEKFALEGAWPSAIRQLKEARDIKSVGYYDLATIDARLHEFEARYKEEREDEKNSS; from the coding sequence ATGCGTCTGAAACGGTTTCTCGCTGCATTGTTGTCCGTCACGCTCGCCGTCCCGCCCGCGATCATCGCGCAGCCGTCGAACCTGTCGGAACTGCCGCTCGTCACCGGGCCGCTCGACACGTACGGCACAAGCACCGTGCCGCCCGACATCGCGCCAGGCGTATTCGGCCTCTACGGCGGCGCGCAGTCGCGTTTCTCGGGCAACCCCGGCGGCAACGCGAGCCTGCACGCGCCAATGTCGACGCAACAGTTGCCCGATCTCGGCGACGGCTCGGGCGGCTCGCTCACGCCGCAAGCCGAGCGCAAGCTCGGCGAACGCGTGATGCGCGAAGTCCGCGCAGACCCCGACTATATCGACGACTGGCTCGTGCGGGACTATCTGAACTCGATCTCCGAGAAGCTCGCGGCGGCCGCGAGCGCGCAGTTCATCGGCGGCTATCGTCCGGATTTCGACCTGTTCGCGATGCGTGACGCGCAGATCAACGCCTTCTCGCTGCCGGGCGGCTTCATCGGCGTGAACACAGGGCTGATCGTCTCGACGCAGACGGAATCGGAACTCGCGTCGGTTGTCGGGCACGAAATGGGTCACGTGCTGCAACGGCACATCGCGCGAATGATCACGGCGGGCGAGCACAGTGGCTATGCGGCGCTCGCGGGCATGCTCCTCGGCGTGCTGGCGGGCGTCCTCGCGCATAGCGGCGATCTGGGCAGCGCGATCGCCATCGGCGGGCAGGCCTACGCCGTCGACAACCAGTTGCGATTCTCGCGCGCGGCCGAGCACGAAGCGGATCGCGTCGGCTTCCAGATGCTCGCGGGCGCGGGTTACGACCCATATGGGATGGTGTCGTTCTTCGAACGGCTCGATCGCGCGTCGATGAGCGACGCGGGCGCGCCCGCCTACGCGCGCACGCACCCGCTGACGGGTGAGCGGATCGCCGACATGTCCGACCGAGCGCGCCGCTCGCCTTACCGGCAGCCGCGCCAGTCGTCGGAATACGCGTTCGTGCGCGCGCGGGCGCGCGTGCTGCAGGACCGCTCGCGCAGCGAATACGCGGACGACATCTCGCGGATGCGCTCCGAAATCGAAGACCGCACCGCAATCAACGTGGCGGGCAACTGGTACGGCATCGCGTACGCGCAGATGCTGCTCGAGCGATACGACGACGCTTCGGCATCACTGGCGACCGCGCGGGCCGCGTTCGACGCCAACGAGCGCGCGGAGGGCGATCCTTCTCGCAGTTCGCCGAGCCTCGACGTACTCGCCGTCGATATCGCCCGGCGCGCCGGACGCAACGACGAAGCCGTGCGTCTTTCGGAAATCGCGCAAAAGCGCTGGCCGCAATCGCACGCGGCCATCGAGATGCGTCTGCAGACGCTGCTCACGGCACACCGTTTCGGCGAAGCGCAAGCGCAGGCGCAGCGCGAGACGCGCGCCGATCCGCAGCAGCCTGTCTGGTGGCGCTATCTTGCGCAGGCGAGCGTTGGTACGGGCGACGCGCTGACGCAGCATCGCGCGCTTGCCGAAAAGTTCGCGCTGGAAGGGGCGTGGCCGTCGGCGATCCGGCAGTTGAAGGAAGCGCGCGATATCAAATCGGTCGGCTACTACGACCTCGCGACGATCGACGCGCGACTGCATGAGTTCGAGGCGCGCTATAAGGAAGAGCGCGAGGACGAGAAGAACAGCAGCTAG
- a CDS encoding DUF2946 family protein — protein MDDIVKQALAKWPNVPHCTGWLLLDRRGNWRMRDEAAQAAGAPGEPIRHTALLGFINRNYEADQTGQWFFQNGPQRVYVELGYTPFVVRLARDDVSGKLTLTDQGGETFEPAAAYLDDEGGILFTDRSTPARVAALHDHDLDLFSEHTDLASDGQSGDFRWRDSEVLKLEPVDKAEVEKRFGFVASPAAHVAAGSASS, from the coding sequence ATGGATGACATCGTCAAGCAGGCACTCGCCAAATGGCCGAACGTGCCGCATTGCACCGGCTGGCTGCTGCTCGACCGGCGCGGCAACTGGCGCATGCGCGACGAAGCGGCGCAAGCCGCAGGCGCACCCGGCGAGCCGATCCGGCATACGGCCCTGCTCGGCTTCATCAACCGCAACTACGAAGCCGATCAGACAGGCCAATGGTTCTTCCAGAACGGGCCACAGCGCGTGTACGTCGAACTCGGCTACACGCCGTTCGTCGTGCGGCTCGCTCGCGATGACGTTAGCGGAAAACTCACGCTGACGGATCAGGGTGGCGAGACGTTCGAGCCGGCCGCCGCGTATCTCGACGACGAAGGCGGCATTCTCTTCACCGATCGGTCGACGCCCGCACGCGTTGCGGCGCTGCACGACCACGATCTCGATCTCTTCTCCGAGCACACGGATCTTGCGAGCGACGGTCAAAGCGGTGACTTCCGCTGGCGGGACAGCGAGGTCTTAAAGCTCGAGCCCGTGGACAAAGCCGAAGTCGAGAAGCGCTTCGGATTCGTCGCAAGTCCAGCGGCGCATGTCGCTGCGGGCAGCGCCTCGTCCTAA
- a CDS encoding hydrolase — protein sequence MGTSVEATVDMLYRAPLWLPNSHIQTIVPALFGRPPEVTYRRERWDTPDGDFIDLDWLVPDPLAASPAAADAPLFVLFHGLEGSSDSHYSRTLMASAQMRGWHGVVPHFRSCSGPMNLLPRFYHLADSNEVDWVLRRLREQHPGPIVAAGVSLGGNVLLRWLGERREDASIIAAAAAISAPLDVHAGGRALSQGFGLIYTRSFLKTLKLKAQQKLEQYPGLYDLNDVLASRTMHEFDEVVTAPLHGFRSADDYWTRSTTRPLLPEITVPTLVLNARNDPFLPGAVLPSRSEVSSTVELDQPEHGGHVGFMTGPFPGRIDWLSRRVFGYLDPFTRHG from the coding sequence GTGGGCACGTCAGTCGAGGCGACTGTCGATATGCTCTACCGCGCCCCGCTCTGGCTTCCCAACAGCCACATCCAGACCATCGTTCCCGCGCTGTTCGGCCGCCCTCCCGAGGTGACCTACCGGCGCGAGCGCTGGGATACGCCGGATGGCGATTTCATCGATCTCGACTGGCTGGTGCCCGACCCGCTCGCGGCCTCTCCCGCAGCCGCCGATGCGCCGCTGTTCGTGCTGTTCCACGGGCTCGAAGGCAGTTCGGACTCTCACTATTCACGCACCTTGATGGCGAGCGCCCAGATGCGCGGCTGGCATGGCGTCGTACCGCACTTTCGCAGTTGCAGCGGTCCGATGAACCTGTTGCCGCGCTTCTATCACCTCGCCGACAGCAACGAAGTCGACTGGGTGCTGCGGCGGCTGCGCGAGCAGCACCCGGGGCCGATCGTGGCCGCGGGCGTGTCGCTGGGCGGCAACGTGCTGCTGCGCTGGCTCGGCGAGCGCCGCGAGGACGCGTCGATCATCGCGGCGGCAGCGGCGATCTCCGCGCCGCTCGACGTGCACGCGGGCGGCCGCGCGCTGTCGCAAGGATTCGGGCTGATCTACACACGCAGTTTCCTGAAGACACTCAAGCTGAAGGCGCAGCAAAAGCTTGAACAGTATCCCGGCCTGTACGATCTGAACGACGTGCTCGCCAGTCGCACGATGCACGAGTTCGACGAGGTCGTGACGGCGCCGCTGCACGGCTTTCGCAGCGCGGACGACTACTGGACGCGCTCGACCACGCGCCCGCTGCTCCCCGAAATCACCGTGCCGACGCTCGTGCTCAACGCCCGCAACGACCCGTTCCTGCCGGGCGCCGTGCTGCCGTCGCGCAGCGAGGTATCATCGACGGTGGAACTCGATCAACCGGAGCACGGCGGACACGTCGGCTTCATGACGGGCCCCTTCCCCGGCCGGATCGACTGGCTTTCGCGCCGGGTTTTCGGCTACCTCGACCCGTTCACGCGACATGGATGA
- a CDS encoding nuclear transport factor 2 family protein: protein MPRFAHIFEAAADTLNAYYQAVAEVNIDSLMGLWIDEEFVSCICADGSHLHGLDAIRSGLTVQLEAQPVSIEPLDIRVYDSLGTVVYAIAEAHRPADPAAIPAMVFTTYVMVHERGEWKIAHIHASAMPNETASQFAAKMRHGQGALH from the coding sequence ATGCCACGTTTTGCCCACATCTTCGAAGCCGCTGCGGACACGTTGAATGCCTATTACCAGGCAGTCGCGGAGGTCAATATCGACAGTTTGATGGGCTTGTGGATCGACGAGGAATTCGTCAGTTGTATCTGCGCCGACGGCTCGCATCTGCATGGGCTCGACGCGATCCGCTCGGGGCTGACCGTTCAACTCGAAGCGCAGCCCGTGTCGATCGAGCCGCTCGACATCCGCGTTTACGACAGTCTCGGCACCGTCGTCTACGCCATTGCCGAAGCGCATCGGCCCGCCGACCCCGCCGCCATCCCGGCAATGGTCTTCACGACCTACGTGATGGTCCACGAGCGCGGCGAATGGAAGATCGCGCATATTCACGCGAGTGCGATGCCGAACGAAACTGCCTCGCAGTTTGCTGCGAAAATGAGACATGGTCAGGGCGCGCTGCACTGA
- the waaF gene encoding lipopolysaccharide heptosyltransferase II, with amino-acid sequence MRRALVIAPNWIGDALMAQPLFARLVKLHPRIAIDAVAPSWVAPVLERMPEIRDVYATDLAHGKLQMLRRWQLASDLRDVGYDAAYVLPNSLKSALIPWMAGVPLRIGYTGESRYGLLNVRHANPRKDERPPMVGQYAALAYAPGAKVPDDFAPPRLDADLNEAARVSTRFNLDTRVPLLVFCPGAEYGPAKRWPPEHFAALAQMVGQSFPYTKIIALGSPKDAPIAQAIADRAPNVRNLCGQTALGEACALISRASAVVTNDSGLMHVAAALRRPLVAVYGSTDPRHTPPLSDLAKVQWLHLECSPCFQRECPLGHLNCLRQLSAEQVFDDLRGMLLAQR; translated from the coding sequence ATGCGTCGCGCGTTGGTTATCGCACCGAACTGGATCGGTGACGCATTGATGGCGCAGCCGCTGTTTGCGCGCCTCGTGAAATTGCATCCGCGTATCGCGATCGATGCCGTCGCGCCCAGTTGGGTCGCGCCCGTGCTCGAACGGATGCCGGAAATCCGCGATGTCTACGCGACCGATCTCGCGCACGGCAAGCTGCAGATGCTGCGCCGCTGGCAGCTTGCGAGCGACTTGCGCGACGTCGGTTATGACGCTGCTTACGTGCTGCCCAATTCGCTGAAGTCCGCACTGATTCCGTGGATGGCGGGCGTTCCGCTGCGCATCGGCTACACGGGCGAAAGCCGCTATGGCCTGTTGAACGTGCGGCACGCGAACCCGCGCAAGGACGAGCGTCCGCCGATGGTCGGCCAATACGCGGCGCTCGCTTACGCGCCCGGCGCGAAAGTGCCCGACGATTTCGCGCCGCCCCGGCTCGACGCCGACTTGAACGAAGCCGCGCGCGTATCGACGCGCTTCAATCTGGACACGCGCGTGCCGCTGCTGGTGTTCTGCCCCGGCGCCGAGTACGGCCCGGCGAAACGCTGGCCGCCCGAGCATTTCGCCGCGCTCGCGCAGATGGTCGGCCAATCGTTCCCGTACACGAAGATCATCGCGCTCGGCTCGCCAAAAGACGCGCCCATTGCCCAGGCCATCGCAGACCGTGCGCCGAACGTGCGCAACCTGTGCGGCCAGACGGCACTGGGTGAAGCCTGCGCGCTGATCTCGCGGGCAAGCGCCGTCGTCACCAATGACTCCGGGCTGATGCACGTTGCAGCCGCGCTGCGCCGTCCGCTGGTCGCCGTGTACGGATCGACCGATCCGCGCCACACGCCGCCCTTGTCGGACCTCGCAAAGGTACAATGGCTGCATCTCGAGTGCAGTCCGTGCTTTCAGCGCGAATGTCCGTTGGGCCATCTGAACTGCCTGCGGCAACTGAGCGCCGAACAGGTGTTCGACGATCTGCGTGGAATGTTGCTCGCGCAACGCTGA
- a CDS encoding zinc-finger domain-containing protein, with translation MSEIKEMPLVELSAKDLPAYCPNPSMPRWSNHPRVFIDVTHGEARCPYCSTRYKLRDGEVIKGH, from the coding sequence ATGAGCGAAATCAAGGAAATGCCGCTGGTCGAACTGTCGGCGAAAGATCTTCCCGCGTATTGCCCGAACCCGTCGATGCCGCGCTGGAGCAACCATCCGCGCGTCTTTATCGACGTGACGCACGGCGAAGCGCGCTGCCCCTACTGCAGCACGCGCTACAAGCTGCGCGACGGCGAAGTGATCAAAGGTCACTGA
- a CDS encoding branched-chain amino acid transaminase gives MSMADRDGKIWMDGKLIDWRDAKIHVLTHTLHYGMGVFEGVRAYKTADGGTSIFRLQEHTKRLLNSAKIFQMDVPFDHETLAAAQREVVRENKLESCYLRPIIWVGSEKLGVSAKGNTIHVAIAAWPWGAYLGEDGIKKGIRVKTSSFTRHHVNVSMVRAKASGWYVNSILANQEATADGYDEALLLDVDGYVSEGSGENFFLVNNGKLYTPDLSSCLDGITRDTVITLAKDAGIEVIEKRITRDEVYTCDEAFFTGTAAEVTPIRELDNRTIGSGTRGPITEKLQSGFFDIVNGKSAKYAHWLTKI, from the coding sequence ATGTCAATGGCCGACCGCGACGGCAAGATCTGGATGGATGGCAAGCTCATCGACTGGCGCGACGCCAAGATCCACGTCCTCACCCATACGCTGCACTACGGCATGGGCGTCTTCGAAGGCGTGCGCGCCTACAAGACGGCTGACGGCGGCACGTCGATCTTCCGTCTCCAGGAACACACCAAGCGCCTGCTGAACTCGGCCAAGATCTTCCAGATGGACGTTCCGTTCGACCACGAAACGCTCGCCGCCGCGCAGCGCGAAGTCGTCCGCGAGAACAAGCTGGAGTCGTGCTACCTGCGCCCGATCATCTGGGTCGGCTCGGAAAAACTGGGCGTGTCGGCCAAGGGCAACACCATTCACGTCGCGATCGCCGCCTGGCCGTGGGGCGCGTATCTCGGCGAAGACGGCATCAAGAAGGGTATCCGTGTGAAGACGTCGTCGTTCACGCGCCATCACGTGAATGTCTCCATGGTCCGCGCGAAGGCGTCGGGCTGGTACGTCAACTCGATCCTCGCGAACCAGGAAGCGACGGCCGACGGCTACGACGAAGCGCTGCTGCTCGACGTCGACGGCTATGTGTCGGAAGGCTCGGGCGAGAACTTCTTCCTCGTGAACAACGGCAAGCTGTACACGCCAGATCTCTCGTCGTGCCTCGACGGCATCACGCGCGATACGGTCATCACGCTGGCGAAAGACGCGGGCATCGAAGTGATCGAAAAGCGCATCACGCGCGACGAAGTCTATACGTGCGACGAAGCATTCTTCACGGGCACGGCCGCCGAAGTCACACCCATCCGCGAACTCGACAACCGCACCATCGGCTCGGGTACGCGCGGCCCGATCACGGAGAAGCTGCAATCGGGCTTCTTCGACATCGTGAACGGCAAGAGCGCGAAGTACGCGCACTGGCTGACGAAGATCTGA
- a CDS encoding AzlC family ABC transporter permease, producing MLARLSDLDRRAFRDGARAYSPTLMAIFSWGLVTGIAMSKSVMTVPQSLAMSLLVYAGSSQLAVLPLMLAKLPVWTILLTAAMVNTRFVIFSAGLAPHFSYLPLHRRLLVGYFNGDVIYLLFQKKAFQPGYVPGKEAYFWGMAVSSWLSWQVSSIIGILLASLFPDNWGLSLAGTLALIPVMVSAISSRSTLAAVSVAGIVALVAFDLPYRLALPLAVVTAILAGTAADALVERADLRRIRNSARTQGRPGDTR from the coding sequence ATGCTCGCTCGTTTGTCCGATCTCGACCGCCGCGCTTTCCGTGATGGCGCGCGCGCCTACTCGCCAACCTTGATGGCGATCTTCTCCTGGGGCCTCGTGACGGGCATCGCGATGAGCAAATCGGTGATGACCGTGCCGCAGTCGCTCGCGATGTCGCTGCTGGTCTACGCCGGCTCGTCGCAACTGGCCGTGCTGCCGCTGATGCTCGCCAAGCTGCCCGTCTGGACGATCCTGCTGACGGCTGCCATGGTCAACACGCGCTTCGTGATCTTCAGCGCGGGCCTCGCACCTCACTTTTCGTATCTGCCGCTGCACCGGCGGCTGCTGGTTGGCTATTTCAACGGCGACGTCATCTATCTGCTGTTCCAGAAGAAGGCCTTTCAACCGGGCTACGTGCCCGGCAAGGAAGCGTATTTCTGGGGCATGGCCGTATCGAGCTGGCTATCGTGGCAGGTCTCGTCGATCATCGGCATTCTGCTGGCCAGTCTCTTTCCCGATAACTGGGGTCTTTCGCTCGCGGGCACGCTCGCGCTGATTCCCGTGATGGTGTCGGCGATCTCGTCGCGCTCCACGCTGGCGGCCGTGAGCGTCGCGGGCATCGTCGCGCTGGTCGCGTTCGATCTGCCGTATCGCCTCGCGCTGCCGCTTGCCGTCGTGACGGCGATCCTCGCGGGCACCGCCGCCGACGCGCTGGTCGAGCGCGCCGACCTGCGCCGCATCCGCAACAGCGCGCGAACGCAGGGACGTCCAGGGGATACGCGATGA
- a CDS encoding AzlD domain-containing protein, producing MSTLQIWLAIIGMTFVTALTRALFLIGGERTVLPERAQRMLRYAPAAALAAVVVPDVLVTDSGVSIALSNHELYGTLAGLAWFLWRRTMLGTIVVGMLVFTALRLIF from the coding sequence ATGAGCACGCTGCAAATCTGGCTCGCGATCATCGGGATGACGTTTGTCACAGCGCTGACACGCGCGCTGTTTCTGATCGGGGGTGAGCGCACGGTGCTGCCGGAGCGCGCGCAACGGATGCTGCGTTACGCGCCCGCGGCGGCGCTCGCGGCTGTGGTCGTCCCGGACGTGCTCGTGACGGACAGCGGCGTGTCCATCGCGCTGTCGAATCACGAGCTGTACGGCACGCTCGCGGGCCTTGCGTGGTTCCTGTGGCGGCGGACGATGCTCGGCACGATCGTCGTCGGGATGCTGGTGTTCACGGCGCTGCGGCTGATTTTCTGA
- a CDS encoding phosphoglycerate kinase, with protein MKQVLRLSDLIAEGKLSGKRVFIRADLNVPQDDAGNITEDTRIRASVPAIKSALDAGAAVMVTSHLGRPTEGDFKPEDSLAPVAKRLAELLGRDVPLVQNWVENGVNVAPGQVVLLENCRVNKGEKKDSDELAQKMAKLCDIYVNDAFGTSHRAEATTHGIAKYASVACAGPLLAAELEALGKALGAPKRPLVAIVAGSKVSTKLTILKSLADKVDQLIVGGGIANTFMLAAGLKIGKSLVEADLVEEAKAIIEAAKARGASVPIPSDVVTAKEFSPTAKAEIKQVADVQDDDLILDIGPETAKALASQLEKAGTIVWNGPVGVFEFDQFGNGTKTLAQAIAKSSAYSIAGGGDTLAAIAKYGIHDKVSYISTGGGAFLEFLEGKKLPAVAVLESRA; from the coding sequence ATGAAACAGGTATTGCGTCTCTCCGATCTGATCGCCGAAGGCAAACTATCCGGCAAACGCGTGTTCATCCGCGCCGACCTGAACGTGCCGCAGGACGACGCCGGCAACATCACCGAAGACACCCGTATCCGCGCTTCCGTGCCCGCCATCAAGTCCGCGCTGGACGCGGGCGCGGCCGTCATGGTCACGTCGCACCTGGGCCGACCGACGGAAGGCGACTTCAAGCCCGAAGACTCGCTCGCGCCCGTCGCGAAGCGTCTGGCCGAACTGCTTGGCCGCGACGTGCCGCTCGTGCAGAACTGGGTTGAGAACGGCGTGAACGTCGCGCCGGGCCAGGTCGTGCTGCTCGAAAACTGCCGCGTGAACAAGGGCGAAAAGAAGGATTCCGACGAGCTCGCGCAGAAAATGGCGAAGCTCTGCGACATCTACGTGAACGACGCGTTCGGCACGTCGCACCGCGCTGAAGCGACCACGCACGGCATCGCGAAGTACGCGAGCGTTGCCTGCGCCGGCCCGCTGCTCGCGGCTGAACTCGAAGCGCTCGGCAAGGCGCTCGGCGCGCCGAAGCGTCCGCTGGTGGCGATCGTCGCGGGCTCGAAGGTGTCGACCAAGCTGACCATTCTGAAGTCGCTGGCCGACAAGGTCGATCAGTTGATCGTCGGCGGCGGCATCGCGAACACGTTCATGCTGGCGGCCGGCCTGAAGATCGGCAAGTCGCTGGTCGAAGCGGATCTCGTCGAAGAGGCGAAGGCCATCATCGAAGCCGCGAAGGCACGCGGCGCATCGGTGCCGATTCCGTCGGACGTGGTCACCGCGAAGGAGTTTTCACCGACGGCCAAGGCCGAAATCAAGCAGGTCGCCGACGTCCAGGACGACGACCTGATCCTCGACATCGGACCGGAAACGGCGAAGGCGCTCGCGTCGCAGCTCGAAAAGGCCGGCACGATCGTCTGGAACGGCCCGGTCGGCGTGTTCGAGTTCGACCAGTTCGGCAACGGCACGAAGACGCTTGCGCAAGCCATCGCGAAGTCGTCGGCGTACTCGATTGCAGGAGGCGGCGACACGCTCGCGGCCATCGCCAAGTACGGCATCCACGACAAGGTGAGCTATATCTCGACGGGCGGCGGCGCTTTCCTCGAGTTCCTCGAGGGCAAGAAGCTGCCCGCAGTCGCAGTGCTGGAATCGCGGGCCTGA
- the pyk gene encoding pyruvate kinase — MHRATKIVATIGPASSTQDILLQMIQAGADVVRLNFSHGTADDHRQRAEFVREAARQAGREVGIMADLQGPKIRVGKFENGKTTLIAGNTFILDAECELGNDDRVGLDYKDLPRDLKPGDTLLLNDGLIVLSVARVIGSEIHTVVKIGGDLSNNKGINRQGGGLTAPALTAKDMEDIRTAMSLGADYVAVSFPKNATDMEMARQLANIAGAPYGIKPKMIAKIERAEAIPALQGILEASDGIMVARGDLAVEVGNAAVPALQKRMIKMARDANKFVITATQMMESMIHAPVPTRAEVSDVANAVLDGTDAVMLSAESAAGKYPVQTIETMAAICVEAEKSEHVELDKDFLDRTFTRIDQSIAMGALFTAYHLGAKAIVALTESGSTALWMSRHWTHVPIFALTPRTGSERAMAIYRNVTSLHLDTSSDRDIALAQALEVVVGKGYAARGDMVVLTVGEPMGQAGGTNTLKIVRVGEPV; from the coding sequence ATGCATCGCGCCACCAAGATTGTCGCAACCATCGGACCCGCATCCAGCACGCAGGACATCTTGCTGCAGATGATTCAGGCGGGCGCCGACGTGGTGCGTCTCAACTTCTCGCACGGCACCGCCGACGACCATCGTCAACGCGCGGAGTTCGTACGTGAAGCGGCCCGGCAGGCAGGCCGCGAGGTCGGCATCATGGCCGACCTGCAAGGCCCGAAAATTCGTGTCGGCAAATTCGAAAACGGCAAGACCACGCTGATTGCCGGCAACACCTTCATCCTCGACGCCGAGTGCGAACTCGGCAACGACGACCGCGTCGGCCTCGACTACAAGGATCTGCCGCGCGACCTGAAACCCGGCGACACGCTGCTGCTCAACGACGGCCTGATCGTGCTGAGCGTCGCGCGCGTGATCGGCAGCGAGATTCATACCGTTGTGAAGATCGGCGGCGATCTGTCGAACAACAAGGGTATCAATCGCCAGGGCGGCGGCCTGACGGCGCCGGCGCTGACCGCGAAGGACATGGAAGATATCCGCACGGCGATGTCGCTCGGAGCGGACTACGTGGCCGTGTCGTTCCCGAAGAACGCGACGGACATGGAAATGGCGCGCCAGCTCGCGAATATCGCGGGCGCGCCGTACGGCATCAAGCCGAAGATGATCGCGAAGATCGAGCGCGCCGAGGCAATCCCGGCGCTGCAAGGCATTCTCGAAGCATCGGACGGCATCATGGTCGCGCGTGGCGACCTCGCCGTCGAAGTCGGCAACGCGGCTGTGCCCGCGCTGCAAAAGCGCATGATCAAGATGGCGCGCGACGCCAACAAGTTCGTCATCACGGCCACGCAGATGATGGAATCGATGATCCACGCGCCCGTGCCGACGCGCGCGGAAGTGTCGGACGTCGCGAACGCGGTGCTGGACGGCACGGATGCCGTGATGCTGTCGGCGGAATCGGCGGCGGGCAAGTACCCGGTGCAGACCATCGAAACCATGGCTGCCATCTGCGTCGAAGCCGAGAAGTCCGAGCATGTCGAGCTGGACAAGGATTTCCTCGACCGCACGTTCACGCGTATCGACCAGTCCATCGCAATGGGCGCGCTGTTCACCGCTTACCACCTGGGTGCAAAGGCGATCGTCGCGCTGACGGAATCGGGCTCGACGGCACTGTGGATGTCGCGTCACTGGACGCATGTGCCGATTTTCGCGCTCACGCCGCGTACGGGCAGCGAGCGCGCCATGGCGATCTACCGCAACGTGACGTCGCTGCACCTCGACACCAGCAGCGACCGCGACATCGCGCTCGCGCAGGCGCTCGAAGTGGTGGTCGGCAAGGGCTACGCAGCGCGCGGCGACATGGTCGTGCTGACGGTCGGCGAGCCGATGGGCCAGGCGGGCGGCACGAATACGCTGAAGATCGTGCGCGTCGGCGAGCCGGTCTGA